A segment of the Arachis hypogaea cultivar Tifrunner chromosome 5, arahy.Tifrunner.gnm2.J5K5, whole genome shotgun sequence genome:
cactaaacaagaattcatcaagatcaaacaagaagacttgtcaagaacaacttgaagatcacgaagaacactatgaatgcatgagattttcgaaaaatgcaagaaaaattttaaaagcatgcagttgacaccaaacttaaaaattgactcaagactcaaacaagaaacacaaaatatttttgatttttatgattttctaatttttttgtatttttattactttttttcgaaaatactttttggaaaaacgaaaaataaaagaaaaatttttgaaaaagatttttgaaaagaaaattacctaatctgagcaacaagatgaaccgtcagttgtccatactcgaacaatccccggcaacggcgccaaaaacttggtggacgaaattgtgatcaattctctttaagttgtttgtctttgtatgaaatcattattatggcactggttgaattcacaactccgttcaactaaccagcaagtgtactgggtcgtccaagtaataaaccttacgtgagtaaaggtcgatcccacagagattgttggtatgaagcaagctatggtcaccttgtaaatctcagtcaggcagattaaattggtttatgggtttttcgaataattaataataaaaagaaataataaaagggatagaagacttatgcagattcattggtgggaatttcagataagcgaagggagatgctgtatggctcaaggacgcctgctctcctactgcttctactcaatccttcttactcctttccatggcaagctttgtataggggttcaccatcaactgtggctactttcaatcctctcgggaaaatgatcctatgcggttgtcagtcgcacggctaatcgtctggaggcatcacccatggctgatggctacatcccatcctcgcagtgaaaactaatgctcacgcactctgtcacagtacggctaatcaccggttggttcccgctcctactggaatagaatcccttgattcttttgcgtctgtcactaacgcccagcaggttacaagtttgaagcacgtcacagtcattcattaccggaatcctactcggaataccacagacaaggtgagactttccggattcccaggatcctactcggaataccacagacaaggtgagactttccggatcctcataaatgccgccatctatctagcttataccacgaagattctgttggagaatctacgagatacgcattcaagctctgttgcatgtagaacggaagtggttgtcaatcacgcgcgttcataagtgagaatgataatgagggttacttatcatcacattcatcatgttcttgggtacgaatgaatatcttggaattagaataagagagatttgaataaaaggaaatagaacttcattaatacttgaggtacagcagagctccacacccttaatctatggtgtgcagaaactccaccgttgaaaatacataagcaaagggttcaggcatgaccgaatggccagccctctccatgatcaagtgaccgaatgataaaagacttaaagtggtcaaaagatgtctaatacaatagataaatattctatatatacttagactagctcctagggtttacatgagtaagtaattgatgcataaatccacttccggggcccacttggtgtatgcttgggctgagcttgattaatccacgagctgaggcatttcctggagttgaactccgagttatgacgtgttttgggcgttcaactccggatcatgacgtttttctggcgtttaactccagacagcagcgtgtacttggcgttcaacgccaagttacgtcgtcaatcttcgaataaagtatagactattatatattgctggaaagccctggatgtctactttccaacgccgttgagagcgcgccaattggagttctatatctccagaaaatccatttcgagtgcagggaggtcagattccaacagcatcagcagtccttttgtcagccttcttcagagttttgctcaaatccctcaatttcagtcagaatttacctgaaatcacagaaaaacacacaaactcatagtaaagtccagaaatgtgaatttaacataaaaactaatgaaaacatccctaaaagtagcttaaacttactaaaaactatatgaaaacaatgccaaaaagcgtataaattatacgCTCAtcaatggagttcgaattttgcattaaggaatagtgttagtccataaatagaaggatgtgagaagaggggaagcaattttcgaaaatcaagtaaaagattttgaaaacattttgaaaaacactaattgattttcgaaaataaaagtgggaaagaaatcaagtgatttttgaaaaagaatttgaaattagaaatcaaaaagatttgattgaaagttattttgaggaagatgtggttaagaagatatgattggttttaaaaagatgtgattgagaagatatgatttgaaaaacattttaaaaaaaatttgattttgaaaattaatgacttggctatcaagaaaagatatgattcaaacattaaacctttctcaacagaaaaggcaacatacttgaaatgttgaatcaaatcattaattgatagcaagtatctttgaaaatagaaagaaattgaatttgaaaaagatttgattgaaaagatatgatttgaaaaagatttgattttgaaaagattttgaaaacttgaaaaaatttgcattggaaacaaaatcttccctcttgtgccatcctggcgttaaacgcccagaatggtgcacattctggcgtttaacgcccaaaactctacccttttgggcgttaaacgcccaaccaggcaccctggctggcgtttaaacgccagtctgtccttcttcactgggtgttttgaacgcccagctttttctgtataattcctctgctgtatgttctgaatcttcaattctctgtattattgacttgaaaagacacaaattaaaaatatttttggatttttaatagtgaggaataatcaaaacgcaactaaaatcaaataataatgcatgcaagacaccaaacttagtagtttgtatactactgacactaatgagaatgcatatgagacacataaacactcaagtcaagaggaattaaagatcagagtaatgaaatcatcaataacatcttgaagatcactaagacacatgaatgaatgcaagaaaaacagaaacatgcaattgacaccaaactaaaatgagactctagactcaaacaagaaatttttggattttatgattttctaaatttttttttgtgctttttcgaaaattaagtggaaaaagaaaatgaaggtatcaaaattcttaatgagaattccaggaatcatgcaatgtttagtctaagactctggtccaggaattagacatggcttcacagccagccaagctttcaaagaaagcttcggtccaaaacactagacatggccaaaggccagccaagccttagcagatcactgctccaatagcaagattgatagaaatcaacaagctcttgtgatgataagttgaaaccttggtccaatgaaattagacatggcttcacagccagccagatttcaacagatcatcatgaaactctagaattcattcttaagaactctgaagaaaaaatacctaatctaagcaacaagatgaaccgtcagttgtccatactcgaacaatccccggcaacggcgccaaaaacttggtatgtgaaattgtgatcaatacttttcacaacacaaataatccccggtgatgaatccaaaaacttggtattcaaaaccatggcataaacacaactttgcacaactaaccagtaagtgtactgggtcgtccaagtaataaaccttacgcgagtaagggtcgatcccacagagattgttggtatgaagcaagctatggtcaccttgtaaatcttagtcaggcagactcaaatggatatgaatgatgatatacgaataaaacataaaggtaaagatagagatacttatgtaattcattggtgggaattttagataagcgtatgaagatgcttgtcccttccgtctctctgctttcctactgtcttcatgcaatccttcttactcctttccatggcaagcttatgcaagggtttcaccgttgtcagtggctacctcccatcctctcagtggaaatgttcaacgcaccctatcacggcacggctatccatctgttggttctcaatcaggccggaatagaatccagtgattcttttgcgtctgtcactaacgccccaccttcaggagtttgaagctcgtcacagtcattaaatcattgaatcctactcagaataccacagacaaggttagaccttccggattctcttgaatgccgccatcagttctagcctataccacgaagactctgatctcacggaatggctggctcggttgtcaggtgagcactcggttgtcaggcgatcaaccatgcatcgtgtatcaggaatccaagagatattcacccaatctaaggtagaacggaggtggttgtcaggcacacgttcataggtgagaatgatgatgagtgtcacggatcatcacattcatcaagttgaagaacaagtgatatcttggaacaagaacaagcggaattgaatagaagaacaatagtaattgcattaatactcgaggtacagcagagctccacaccttaatctatggtgtgtagaaactccaccgttgaaaatacataagaacaaggtctaggcatggccgaatggccagcctcccaaagagggttcaatcataaaaacatgatcaaaagctctaaatacaatagtaaaaggtcatatatatagagaactagtagcctagggtgtacagagatgagtaaatgacataaaaatccacttccgggcccacttggtgtgtgcttgggatgagcattggagcattttcgtgtagagactcttcttggagttaaacgccagcttttatgccagtttgggcgtttaactcccattcttgtgccagttccggcgtttaacgctgggaattctgagggtgactttgaacgccggtttgggccatcaaatcttgggcaaagtatggactatcatatattgctggaaagcccaggatgtctactttccaacgccgttgagagcgcgccaattgggcttctatagctccagaaaatccgcttcgagtgcagggaggtcagaatccaacagcatctgcagtcctttttagtctctgaatcagatttttgctcaggtccctcaatttcagccagaaaatacctgaaatcacagaaaaacacacaaactcatagtaaagtccataaaagtgaattttaactaaaaactaataaaaatatactaaaaactaactagatcatactaaaaacatactaaaaacaatgccaaaaagcgtacaaattatccgctcatcagctgggAAGACAACTCCAGAAGGTATCATGAAATGGTTTTCGATTCTGCTGGTCTAGAAGATCCTCATGTAGAGGCTAAAAACTTTTTTGATCTTCTTGAGGCAGCTCAAAAACCTTTGTGGGAAGGTTGTGTGCACTCTCAACTATCGATAGCTGTTAGAATGCTATGCATTAAGGCCGAGGAAAACCAATCACAGGAGTCATTTAAGCAGTGGGCCACCTTAATTAGGGAAATTGCTCCTAAGGGTAGTGCCATACCTAGGGATTACTATGAGGCTAAGAAGTTAGAGCAAAAGCTTGGATTGAAGGTAATCAAAATAGATTGTTGCTCAAACAATTGCATGTTGTATCGAAAAGACGATGCTGCTCTAACTAGTTGCAAGTTTTGTGAAGCACCTAGATTCAAGCCTATTTTCGATGGTGGTTGTAAGTCCAAGAGAGTTCCTGTCAAACGGATGCACTACTTACCCTTAATCCCTAGACTTCGAAGGCTTTACGCGTCAATGAGTTCAGCTCCGCACATGACGTGGCATATAAAAAACCAACGTGATGATGGTGTGATGATCCATCCGTCACATGGGGAGGCATGGAAAAGCTTTGACCGTATCCACTCTGATTTTGCTTTGGAGCCTAGAAATATTAGGTTAGGTCTTTGCTCTGATGGGTTTACCCCAAATATCCAATTTAGCAAGCCTTATTCTTGTTGGCCCGTAATTGTTATTCCATACAATCTACCTCCTGGAATGTGTATGAAAGATCCCTATTTGTTCTTGACTTGCTTAATACCTGGTCCTAATAACCCTAAAGCCAACATTGATGTATTCTTGGGACCCTTGATTGATGAATTAAATGAGTTGTGGAATCCTGGTGTTTTGACATATGATATTGTAGAAAAGAAGAATTTCGTCTTAAAGGCAGCATTGATGTGAACTATCAATAATTTTCCGGCTTATGGGATGTTGTCTGGGTGGATGGCACAAGGAAGATTGTCATGTCCTATTTGCATGGAGGATACCAAGTCTTTTACACTATCACATGGAGGCAAGGCATCATGGTTTGATTGTCATCGGAGGTTTTTGCCGATAAACCACCCTTATAGGCGCAATAAGAATGACTTCAGGAAGAATAAAATAGAAAGTGAAGAGGCTCCTACCAGATTAAGTGGTTTGGAGATTTGGAAAAGGATTAAAGGACTTGAGAAGATATCAGATAATGGAAAGTGGATCAAATCGCGAGAGTATGGTATTACTCACAATTGGACTAAGCAAAGTGTGTTTTGGGAGTTACCTTATTGAAAGGATAACCTGGTTCATCACTGTCTTGATGTAATGCATATAGAGAAGAATGTGCTTGATAACATAATGAATACTGTTATGGACACTGATAGAACTAAAGACAATGAAAAGGCTAGGTTAGACCTGGCTGAATTGTGCAAGCGTCCAGATTTACATTTGCGGCATGTCGGTGATAATTGTTGGTCCAAACCTAAGGCAGCTTATACTTTAACTTCTGAACAACAACAAGACGTGTATAGGTGGGTGCAACAACTTAGATTTCCAGATGGTTATGCATCTAACCTTGCTAGATGTGTAAGTCTTTCCCGGGGGAGGTTTATTGGTATGAAGAGCCATGATTGTCACATTTTTATGCAGTGCTTGCTTCCAACTGCATTCAGAGAACTACCTACAAATATATGGAAGCCTCTTACCGAGTTAAGCCAGTTTTTCAAAGACTTGTGCTCAACCACTCTCAAGGTTCATGATTTAGAGGTTATGGAGCAGAATATTCCCATTATCCTTTgcaagttagaaaggatattttccCCGGGATTCTTTAATGTGATGGAGCATTTGCCAATTCATCTAGCATATGAGGCACGTGTGTGTGGACCTGTCCAATATAGGTGGATGTATCCGTTTGAACGGGTGATAGGAGCTTTCAAGCGAACAGTGAAAAATAGAGCAAGGGTTGAAGGTTTGATTTGTGAGGCTTTCTTGGCAAAGGAGACTTCAAGTTTTGTTTCTTTCTACTTTGAACCACATATCTTATCGAGGCGAACCCGTGAGGGAAGAAATGATGACGGCGGAGACACAATTAAAGCCTCTTTATCAATATTTAATAGACCTGGTCGCAAGGTTGGAAAAGTTAAAGATCATTGGTTAGATGAACGAGACAAGGCCGCAGCTCATTTGCATATTCTACTCAATGAAAGCAAAGTTAGCCCTTTCTATATGTAAGTGCCCAGATCTTTTATTAAACAGTTAATTACACTAGCTCTACTAATGAATCCCATAGCTTATAAACTCTAGTCCTACTTTCATCAAGGTTTTGGAAAGAAACTTGTCCTGGAGAAAGCGATGACCGATTTCCCCCTTGGTTTGCATCATATGTAAGTGCGTAAATTTGTatcatttattttaaaagtttctaACTAAAGATTTGCATCACATATCACTTCTATTAAATAATTTGTTGCATGTTTCTAACTAGGTTCAAAATCAATGCAATGAAATTGTTGATCCGGGTTTGCAATCACTTTCTTGGGGTCCTTCAAACAAAGCAACAAGTTATCCAATTTATAAAGTAAATGGATATACATTTCATACCCTTGTAAggtcaaaaggaaaaaaaaccgatAACACCGGTGTGTTTGTTAAAGGTGATATAGGCAACGGGGAAAGTGATTGGTTTGGAGTATTAGAAGATATACTCGAGCTTGAATACACTGGTAGTGACTCTAATCGAGTTGTTTTGTTCAAATGTCAATGGTATGATCCAAGTCGTCCAAATGGAACACGTATTCATAATGACTACAAAATAACTGAAGTCAACCATAGTAAAAGATATCGCCACTATGATCCTTTCATTGTCGCCCAAAAAGCTAAACAAGTTTACTTCTTACCTTATCCTGGAAATTGCAAGTCTATGTGGTGTGTTGTTGTAAACACTAAACCAAGAGGTCGAATTGAAATCAATCATGTACATGTAGAGGAGGATGAGGAAGGGAATGATGTAGCTTATCAAGCGGATGAGAGTAATCCTTCTAGGATTTCTGACACCGAGCCTCCTATCAGTCTTAAGTCTCCATTTGGAGAGGACCGCATTGTTGAATTGTCCATTGGCTCTAGTTCTGGGGCTaataaaaatgatgatgatgatgttgcagACTTTAATGATGATATTGATTTTTAATAGGGTAATCATTTTTAGCTTGTATTGTTTTAGCTTATATTGTTCTTTACATATATTCTTCTTAATTTGTATGCTTAAAGCACCACTGGAATTTTTTTCTTGTCCCTTTTCTGAAATTTAGGAAGCTTCATATTCTTTCTTGTTGTTTTTAATCTCTTTCTTACAGTTTGGTTTGAAATTTAGATCAGAATAGTTTATTAAGCACTCTGGACTCGTTTTCTGGACTCATCAATGCACAAATTATTAGCTTTAAGAGTATAATTATTAGCTTTAAGATTCTTGATTAGACAAACCTGTTAGTGCTTTAAGAGTAGAATTATTAGCTTTGAGTGTGTATATTGGCTGTTTAACTTTTACTGTGTGATATTTTGCATAATAAATCAAATATGGAGCTGCCTCTATTCTTCAGGCTTTTAGTGCCTTTTGGTGTTTTGTGTTGGTTTTGTTGGTGGATTATTTTATCTGGCTTAGATgtggatttatttatttattttatgcttgcTCAGCTGTGGATTTTGCATTTTCTTCCTACAAGCGTTGTTACCATGTATATTTTCTTTTCCTCTCTATATTGGCATTTTCTGTGTATTAATTTCATCAATTGGTTTCCCCATATATAACATGTTTATGGTGTTTGCAATGCGTTTCTTTGATAGGATTACTGATCTTTTTAGATCTTAGTTAAACTAGTacaaatttattataaaagaCTGTGTGAGCATTAGCTTGTATTTTGAGTTAGTAAGTGTAAACTTGTGAAAGCTCAGAGATAATAGATAGTTTAACAATTGAATTTTGGTGAAACTACAAGGACTTACTGAgtaattttacataattttagTGCTCCATACATTTTGGTTAAGGATAATTTCCAAGTATGTTCATTATTCCCATCTTTTTATGAATTGAAAATCATTGATCAAATTTTAGAACTTTTCCTGCATCAGAATTTCAAGTTTAGATGCTTTGTTCTGCGTCTTATTTGAAAGAACTCTATTCTTGCCCGTATGTTTTGTCTACTGTATTTGATGATGGATTCCAAACACATTTCACTGTCATTTAGATAAACTTGTAAAAGTCATATTTATTTTCCCTCTACCTATTCTACCTATAGCTCTGCAATTATGTTCTTATCTCTGAGTTTGCAATCATCCCTATTCTATTCTCTATAACTTGTATTTGCAATTATGTTCTTATCTCTGATTACTattgtttttaatatatatgtagaTCATGGCTCCTCGGGTCAAGGTTAAAGGTGTAAAGAGTCATAGAAGTTCTCGCACCACTGCCGCAGCCGCTATTTCAACCACCTCCACCTCTTTTGGGACTTCGGTTGTGCCAGATTTTCAGTCAGGATCACTTAGCCAGCAACCGTATTTGATGGTACCTAATCCAGGCTACACGGGTCTTCCTCCACCAAGTTGGCCTACTCCAGGATGTATGGGTCCCCCTCCTCCACCCCCTCCTCCAATTTCGATTCCTCATCTGCTTCGCAATTCCAGTCTATTAGTTGATTCAGAGACACCTGGAAGCTCTAGTACATCTCCTCTATCAGAGACTGCATCGGTTCCTAATATTATCACAAAAGAAAGATTAGTTCCTGATGGAAAAACAAGGTAAAATTTGGATCTCTCAATAATTAAAATAGCAGCTTCTAGTGGATTTCTCATACTGCATTACCTATTTCTCTTATTACTCTTCTACACAATTTTTACATACTGCATTACCTATTCCTCTTATTACTTTTTCAGCAAGCAATACTAATCACTCTTCTTCTTTTACTACTCCTAATCTAAATGTGTTTACtactatattttaatttcaaattaaagtgCTAATGacttaaaactatttttttatttttctaacttgTCAATTCTTTATGAAATTATCAGTTGGTTACCTTTCCCTCCTGGTTCTCAGAAGATTACAGAGATCATCAAGAAATGATATGATAAACCGTACAAAAAGTTTGGAGATGTCCCTCTTCCGACAAAGAAGCTTTGGTTTAAGGAGTGGAAGGTAAAAGTGTTGGattgaataaaattattttggattGAATATTGTTCATGTGATTTGAATCTTATAAGTAGCAACTTGATGAGTATGTGCAGAGCCACTTtcttattgatgatgatgatgatgagtttttCTGGAGGGCTTTCAAGTATAGGACAAGTAAGCGATTTAGCCAAATGATGTCAGATATCCGTGAGGGTTTGGATACAACCCACGAATGGCTAATTCCTGCTTACAAAAAGGTGTTGGAAAGGTATTGGGAAACAGATGAGAaatggaaaaatataagaaaaaaagcaAGAGAGAATCGAGCATCACTCTTAGGTGGTTCTGTCCATTGCGGTGgttcttttccattgagctcaaCTATAGAGAGGATGGTAAACTAATTTAAGTGGCTTTAGATCTTATTTAATAGACATctatttatgtaaaatttttcttattttgtattttatgcgGAACAGAAGAAGCAGTTGGCCCGTACACCAACCCACGAGGAGGTCTTCAAAGAAATCCACACACTTAAAAGTGACAAGTCTAAATGGGTGGACAAGCGCTCTCAAGACACTCGTGTGAGATATAGCACAAATACTTCTCCTATGtcaaaattattaactaattccTAGCTGTCTGGCATTAACATTACTGTATTTAGTGGTCCTAACTATgttcaacattattattattattattattattcagctTTGTGCTTTGTGATTTTATAGTTGGTTTCTTTTCTTCCAAGTTTCTGTAGTCTAAGCCCTTTGACACATCTCCTTATATAGGGTCTATTCAATTATTCACAATTTGATTCCATAGACCAACTTAAGAGATAATACAGTTCACCAATCTTAATCTTGTGTAGAAAGCATGTGAAGCATGCATTATCCTCTTGGAATATGGTAAGCTTGTCCCATCTCTGCCTAACATGTGAAACTTTTGCATCAAATTATTCAAAGTGAAATGGTTTTTGAAACTGTGAAGTTTATTATCTGGCATGTCCCCATTGCTCATCACCTAATGTGTATATAATATAATCCATGCTTCTTCAAAGATTgtctcaaaatcatgaggttggAACTGTGCAACATGGATTAAATTACTCATCTTTGCAAAGTTAAGATCCACATTTTGTGATATGAAGAATGGTTTAATATGTGACAGATAAGTTTGTTGAGAATAAGAAAACATACTGATGAGCAGATTAGTAGCAGTAGAGTAATTTTTAAGTGTGTCCATGAATAACATGTAGTGTTCATGTCTCCCCTTCCTATTATCAGAATCTCCTTCATCATGTAGTATTAATCTTGTTTTTGCTTTTAGCATATCATAAAGAATGCTGATACTAATATTTAGCTCAATATTCTTGGGACTATTAAACTATTCTTGCTGTTTGTTATATAAGATCATGGATCTTTTTGTGAAGATTTCTTGTGAAAATCCAGCCTCATTTTTGCTTGTGACTATTATTGGAGTTTTCTATtgtttgaatttatataaaatttgattagaaAAGTTTTGTGCAAAATCTAAAAGTTTTCTATTAAGTAATATGCATGCTATttgtcttaataataataatataattgatataatcaTTGTGCAACAGGAGAAGTTTATAAAAAAGTTGGCAGAAGTTCAAGCTCAACGTGCCGAGGCTCAAGCACAGGGAATGGAGCTACAACCAATTGATGAAGATTTGATTTGGGAGG
Coding sequences within it:
- the LOC114927767 gene encoding uncharacterized protein, yielding MEDTKSFTLSHGGKASWFDCHRRFLPINHPYRRNKNDFRKNKIESEEAPTRLSGLEIWKRIKGLEKISDNGKWIKSREYEKNVLDNIMNTVMDTDRTKDNEKARLDLAELCKRPDLHLRHVGDNCWSKPKAAYTLTSEQQQDVYRWVQQLRFPDGYASNLARCVSLSRGRFIGMKSHDCHIFMQCLLPTAFRELPTNIWKPLTELSQFFKDLCSTTLKVHDLEVMEQNIPIILCKLERIFSPGFFNVMEHLPIHLAYEARVCGPVQYRWMYPFERVIGAFKRTVKNRARVEGLICEAFLAKETSSFVSFYFEPHILSRRTREGRNDDGGDTIKASLSIFNRPGRKVGKVKDHWLDERDKAAAHLHILLNESKVSPFYMFWKETCPGESDDRFPPWFASYVQNQCNEIVDPGLQSLSWGPSNKATSYPIYKVNGYTFHTLVRSKGKKTDNTGVFVKGDIGNGESDWFGVLEDILELEYTGSDSNRVVLFKCQWYDPSRPNGTRIHNDYKITEVNHSKRYRHYDPFIVAQKAKQVYFLPYPGNCKSMWCVVVNTKPRGRIEINHVHVEEDEEGNDVAYQADESNPSRISDTEPPISLKSPFGEDRIVELSIGSSSGANKNDDDDVADFNDDIDF